GGCGGCCCTCACCGAACGCTCGTTGACCGCAGCTGCGCGGGACGGTGGCCTGGTCTTCGAAATGCTTTCGCCCATTGCGTATTTGGCAGGCTTCACCGTCGCGCTGGGTGGCCTCGTCGAAACCGGACCGATCAGCTATTCGCAGTACCTCGTTCCCGCGGTGATCGTCCAGTCGGTGATCTTCGTCGGGCTGATGACCGCAGACCGCGCCGCCCGTGACCGCCAAACCGCAATGGGCGAGCGGTTTGCAACGCTCCCGATCACTGCGGCCGCCCCGGTGACCGCCCGTATGGTCGCCACCTTGATGCGCGCGGCGCTCGCACTGTCGGTTGCGACGGTCGCCGGCTTTGCGTTCGGGTTTCGATTCACCGGCGGACCGCTTTATGCGCTGGCGTTTGTC
The nucleotide sequence above comes from Mycolicibacterium moriokaense. Encoded proteins:
- a CDS encoding ABC transporter permease, coding for MSALAALTERSLTAAARDGGLVFEMLSPIAYLAGFTVALGGLVETGPISYSQYLVPAVIVQSVIFVGLMTADRAARDRQTAMGERFATLPITAAAPVTARMVATLMRAALALSVATVAGFAFGFRFTGGPLYALAFVGIAMLLCLAVALGADALGSSSTSLQAISPMLFVCQVVLFLLSTGIAPEATFPGWLRPYVRNQPVSQVAETLRGFASGDLMISNFAVSLAWCVGMVMVFGAITLRMQRRVK